The nucleotide sequence AGGGGGGATTGGAGGGAAGGCCCCACCAGGGAACCCAGGGAAGGTGCCTCCTCCAGGGGGGAAGGCAGCTCCTGGACCTCCAGGCCCATACATCCCTCCACCAGGCTGGGCTCCTGGGTAAGGCACATTAGGGTAGGGCCCTGGGGGTGCTCCAGGGCTAGTCTGGAAGGGTTCGGATGGGTACTGCATTGGGCCTCCAGGGAAATGACCGGGGGTCCCACCAGGGGGGAACTGTCCAGGGAACTGTCCCGGTGCTCCGGGCCCGGCTGGGTACTGTCCAGGTGCTCCGGGCCCGGCTGGGTACTGTCCAGGTGCTCCGGGCCCGGCTGGGTACTGTCCCGGTGCTCCGGGCCCGGCTGGGTACTGTCCCGGTACCCCTGGGCCAGGCGGGAACCCACCGGGGGCAGAGGGAGCTCCAGGATACTGCCCTGGGGCTCCAGGACCAGAAGAGAAGGGTCCTTGACTTCCAGGGAACTGCCCTGGGGCCCCTGGACCAGACTGTGCCCCCCCAGGGAATCCCCCAGGAGCAGAGGGCTGTGTTGGGGCTCCAGGAGCTGCACCAGGCCATCCTGGGttagtgggaggaggaggggcggtTGGGTTGGGGTTACTTGCTTTCTCAGCTTGGCCCGGGACATCGTCCGCTATGGCATCTGCCAGCTGCATACCAGAAAGGAACTTTCATTGCTACCATGATCGTCACCAACACATTTACCAGCTTAAATAAAAGTATACATTGACGATAAACTTGATTGATAAAAATAACTAACTCACCGAGAAATCCATGTCCTGAAAGGTAATGGGGGTAAAATAAAGATGTTAGGTGTGAAGCTTACCATAGACCATCACTTGACATATAACAGGCAGAGgtggctagttagctggctagctatcaCAAGCTACCTAGCTATAAGCTTTTTATTCAACTGGATGGATTACAGGCTGGTTAGTGTTGCACACATGCAGAAAGCTAGAAGCTAGTGGCGTGGCTAG is from Oncorhynchus masou masou isolate Uvic2021 chromosome 32, UVic_Omas_1.1, whole genome shotgun sequence and encodes:
- the LOC135525485 gene encoding galectin-3-like; translation: MDFSLADAIADDVPGQAEKASNPNPTAPPPPTNPGWPGAAPGAPTQPSAPGGFPGGAQSGPGAPGQFPGSQGPFSSGPGAPGQYPGAPSAPGGFPPGPGVPGQYPAGPGAPGQYPAGPGAPGQYPAGPGAPGQYPAGPGAPGQFPGQFPPGGTPGHFPGGPMQYPSEPFQTSPGAPPGPYPNVPYPGAQPGGGMYGPGGPGAAFPPGGGTFPGFPGGAFPPIPPGSWSPGGGGVFPPQPGHPGSFGPGPMGPYGGSAAPGGMLPVPYELPLHAGIMSRLLITIVGEPIVGGERFHVDFLKEEDEEDDEEVVFHLNPRFYEQQVVRNSHLDGCWGPEERDGGFPFVPGQRFELKVLVEEDSFKVAVDGNHCLEYEHRTGGFEDVTLLRVVGDVTLYSVAPSMI